The following proteins are co-located in the Seriola aureovittata isolate HTS-2021-v1 ecotype China chromosome 7, ASM2101889v1, whole genome shotgun sequence genome:
- the LOC130172386 gene encoding transmembrane protein 158, producing the protein MLNNSPTVLLALTAVAGLLQRCQGWSDEDLLLPPINSSNRFLANLEVDVRFSKRSVEESEASPDASTLQTLSQCNVSVQRLLPTSLVARWDSSFGFQCDVLIYTTNNHGRAFFSASFNRAISPVVIEHLGVTGGQQELRLCVGCGMSRYRRFGQGRSRGQQTGDQVTFCCVDFSLDELKGDKSWRLNRKPIESTLVACFMTLVIIVWSVAALIWPVPIIAGFLPNGMEQRRPR; encoded by the coding sequence ATGCTGAACAACTCTCCGACTGTGCTGCTGGCGCTGACCGCGGTGGCCGGACTTCTCCAGCGATGTCAAGGCTGGAGCGACGAAGACCTCCTCCTGCCGCCCATCAACTCCTCCAACAGGTTCCTGGCCAACCTGGAGGTGGACGTGCGCTTCTCCAAGAGGTCTGTGGAGGAGAGCGAAGCCTCGCCCGACGCCTCCACCCTGCAGACTCTGTCCCAGTGCAACGTGAGCGTCCAGAGACTCCTTCCCACCTCGCTGGTGGCTCGCTGGGACAGCAGCTTCGGCTTCCAGTGTGATGTGCTCATCTACACCACCAACAACCACGGAAGGGCTTTTTTCTCCGCGTCTTTCAACAGGGCGATCTCCCCCGTCGTCATCGAGCACCTCGGGGTCACCGGGGGTCAGCAGGAGTTGCGGCTGTGCGTGGGATGCGGGATGTCTCGCTACCGGAGGTTTGGTCAGGGCAGGTCGAGAGGCCAGCAGACCGGGGATCAGGTCACTTTCTGCTGCGTGGATTTCAGCCTCGACGAGCTGAAGGGGGACAAAAGTTGGAGGCTGAACAGAAAGCCCATCGAGTCCACACTTGTGGCTTGTTTCATGACTTTGGTCATCATTGTGTGGAGTGTTGCTGCTCTCATATGGCCAGTCCCCATCATTGCAGGATTTCTGCCTAATGGGATGGAGCAGAGGAGACCGAGATAA